One Mus musculus strain C57BL/6J chromosome 2, GRCm38.p6 C57BL/6J genomic window, AGCTCAGGGCTGGCTGCAGTTCTGAATTCAAAGAGCAGGTGTAGCCGCTGCTTCATTGTCAACTGAGGTCGGTGATCAGGCAGCACCAGGGCCTTGATCCCAGACTCAAGAGACCATCCCTCCCTCACCAGACTCGAGAATCAAGGCTCTTAATGGTGACAGCTGACTCCATGGGCCAACCCTCTGGGGCAGATGGCTTTGAATTTCAATTCTGACTCTGGGGAAGGTTCTATCCACAAGACACCTGACTGCCCACCCACACACTGTCAATCCTTCCTCTGCAGGGACTTCCCATGAGACTATGCTAGGATTGGGAGTCCCCAAAGGGATGGCTTGAGTCATTACTGCGTTATGGTGCAAATCAAAGTTAAGTTGGAAAGGGTCTTCATGCAGGGGGGAAATGATAATCTGTCCAAACGGGTTCTACCTAATACTAAGAGCCAATCAATATGGGTGCCAGGCAGGCAGAATGGATCTTGCTACTGAAGACTCAAACCTTCCTGGGGCCACTGTAGGTATTATGGAGATAGGTGTCCCTGGACCTGAAGGACATCTTCTTCATAGACAGACCCCTCCCCGCAATTCTCAGATCTTTGTACTGCCACGACTATGGTCAGGCCTGTGGCAGGAAATGGATACCCAATAGGCATGGGGCATCACTAAGGGGCATCTTCAGGCCCTATCCTGGTTTACATAGCACTCAAAGTTGTCACACCCATTAGCTGTACACTTACAGCTGTCCTCTTCTTCTGTGAGCACGCTGACCACGTAGCAACCATAGACAAAACCCAGGAGCTGAAAGACACCAAGAGGCCAGACATGTCAAGCCATCTCACTGTAGCAGTGATTTGATGACTGTGCAGATGACTCCAGTATACCTGACAAAATCCCTGCATCTTGCAAGCCTCCACTTCCTCCCCTATAAAATGGAACTGTGGCACTGACCTGCATTGCTTCCCAAGCTCCCACAGTCCAGATATCTCAGTTCTCCCTTGACATACTACTCAGTGGGCACCTCATGGGTGAAGAAGATGATGGAGCCAGTCTGAAGGGTGATAGCCATTTCCCACTTCAGGGCTTGGAGGACTAAACATGGAAAACCAGAGCTGAACTTTCCCATGGAACATGGACACCTGAGAAGTCATTTGGAGGGGGCAAGGTCATGCCCAGTGTCCTCTGAACCCATATGTTCAGGTCTGTATTCTTCATGTCACCACGCAATGTCCTGTGGGTCCCTTCTACTCAGTTCCAGGGTACAGCCCCTCCTCCCACATTTAGCCTCTGTTCTTGGCATGCAAGGCTAGCTATGTGGACAGGACAGTGTTTTGACTAAGATGGCTAGTGGGGAACCCAGCAGatctgaaagaaggaaaaatCAGCTTCCATAACTAGTCACTTCCTTGCAaagctgcctccctgccctggtgcTGGCAACCCACTCTCTGTGTATTATTTCAGGACCCAACATAACATCTACATCATGTATACCCCAGCCCTAGCAACAGCTTGGTCTTAGGGGGAAGTCTCTGTCTTGCCGGAACCCTGGGTGATTGGGTGCACCTGAATATTTCAAAAGGTACAGCTAAGCTATAGTGGATTCTCTGAAAGCCAGAGTAGAGATTTCTCACCTCACCTCAGCTGGGAGTGGCCTGGCCAGTGAAAGCACTGGAAGCTACTATAAAGGAGACAGGTCAGTGCCCAGTGTTTGTGGGTGTGACTGGAAAGAAGCAGAACTTTCCAGATGTGCAGCAGgtccctctgcaaaagcagccaggcaGCCTTGAAGGATTCACTTGCCCTCTAGGCCATGGTTCCTCACTGACCTGACCCAGGAGCCTCCCAAGAGGCCACCACACCCTCCTGtcaaaggagacagcattttatCAGACTAGAGTTGGAAATGCTCAATGCCTGTGAGACCCTACCCAGCTCAGGCGCAGGCCGTGGTCCCTCTAAGAATCTAGCACTCTAAGAGTGAGTCCAGTACCAAGCCTGGAAGTCATTGTCCTCACTGAGAAGAAAGCCTAAGGTGTCTCTCACATGGCATTTTGTGATTCCCTGGGACATTCTGAGGTGGAGGGTCACAGCCCAGAATTGCCCCCCCCCAGGGAGCTGACCACAGTGCTGAAACAGGGACAGGTTCTCCTGGGGAAGAGGCTCTGTCCGAGCTGGCATCTAAAGCCACCCCTGGTGGTTCATGGCTTCTTACCTGCACATTCTTGCCTTCTTTTCCCACCACTTCTGCCCACCCTGTTCACCCAGATCTTTCCTGAACATCTTTCTACTctatctctttccctctccttggcCTTGTCTTACTTTCTCTCCTACTATCCAGAGTGGACAACAGATGGCACTTTGTACAGGAAAAACAAGTACAAGCGACCAGACATGAGAGCTGGCATTCCCATTTGAGAAAGTATGGCTGAAGGCTGTCTCCCCACTGACATGCAGAATTCTGTTCCTCCAGCACCATTTTCACCAAAATCATTCTGTATCCTGCAAGAAGACCTTCATTTGTCTTTCTAGTTCCCAGTTACAGTCTTTTCAGAGTCTTCAATTTTAGAACTCTTGACAGAGACCCTTGACTCATCAGTTCTTTCTTTTATGAGGACCATGCTTGTATTCTTTCATGTTTGGGGTTCGACTGGGATCCTCTCTTGCCTCTGCACGAGTTACACTGGGGTGAAACATAACTTCAGCTTCCTGCTGTGAAGGATAAACTTAGACAAGATGCCTAGGGGAGTAGTGGAGGTGTAGTGTGAACTGCAAGGCTACCTGCACTGTCTGCTCTAGGCTTTCCTATATCTCGGATGTCCTTAGGTGTAGAATTCAATTTCTTCCATGGAAGTTGCTGATTGTCCTGTGAACTTGACCTCTACCAAGCATTGGCACTGGGAAGGTTGGAGGCCTCAAGATGTGACCAGGCTTCTCCATGGACTAACCTGGTTGTGTCCAAGGTGTGGCACCCACAGTTATAGGGCtgtgctgctgtggctgctgtttCACAGTTTCctaaacctttccttcccactcCTTTGAGTCCATTGATCAAAATAACCTCGGCTTTAAGAAGTGATAATTGAGGCAGAAAGCTCAAATGGTTCTCTAGGACCAAAATGTGGCACCATCTGGGACCAGGAGCTGTTTCTCTCCCCCACTGTTCTTCACTAACTTGAGCAGTGCTAGAGAGGTCTATGGAGTCAATTCCATGTTCACCCGCTATAGCGGTTCTTTAGTTTCATGTAACACCAGTGAACCCACAGTTAGGTGGGACATGTTTGGGAGGTGGTATCCTCACCAGGGTCATGATGAGGTTTTGGAAAGAGCCACCTATTGGTTTCTGTGATCATCACAGGCTTGGGAACAGTGAAGGAAGCCGGCAGGGCTGGAGTGGATGGGACCCACTGGAGCACTTctcagaaggacacatgctcctatTTCATGATGAACCAACCACCTAGGGCAGGGTGGGTCTCTAAGACTAGATGTTCCTCCTTTCTGCAAGTAGGACACAACTTTGGAAAGAGTCTGAGGTAGTCCTCGTAGGTAGTGGCTTGCAACATCCAGTCCTCAGGGGCCAGAGCCCAGGTGAGAGGCTAGAGAAGTGTTTAGTGGTATGTTAGACAatggccagggctggagagatggctcagcagttaagagcactgactgctcttccagaggtcctgagttcaaatcccagcaaccacatggtggctcacaactattcaTAACAGGAtataatgcccttttctggtgtgtctgaagatagcaacagggtactcacatacataaaataaataattattatttttttttaaatggccaaACACATACCTCAAAGCTCAACTCTGGTGCCTTGgaatttgttcattttaaaaataggttccACAAACCACCAGCATGTGGTTAGATAAGGTGAAGTGGCCCTCAGCCAAAGTCTGGTGTTCTTACCAGAGGGAGGGTGCTGAGACAGCCATGTAGGGAAAGGGCTGTATGACAGGTGCTTCCCTAGGCCAGAGAATGCTGTGGCCCATGGTTAGAGGACACCTGCACCCCTTTCCTCAGAGCCCAAGAGAGAACCAGCCCCACTAATTCCTTAACATTGAACTCTGATCTTGGAGCTTGTGATCTTTTCCAAGCCCCTttggctgagtgtgtgtgtgtgtgtgtgtatgggtgtgtgtgtttatgtgtgtatgggtgtgtgtgtttatgtgtgtatgggtgtgtgtgtttatgtgtgtgtgtgtgtgtgtgtttatgggtgtgtgtgtgtgtgtgtgtgtgtgtgtttatgggtatgtgtgtgtgtttatgggtgtgtgtgtgtgtttatgggtgtgtgtgtgtttatgggtgtgtgtgtgtttatgggtgtgtgtgtgtttatgggtgtgtgtgtgtgtgtttatgtgtgtgtgcgcgtttatgggtgtgtgtgtgtgtttatgggtatgtgtttgtgtttatgggtgtgtgtgtgtgtgtgtttatgggtgtgtgtgtttatgtgtgtgtatatgtgtgtgtgcatgtacacttgAAAGCAAAAGAACAACCTTTTATGTCAATCCTTAGGCatcattcatgtttgttttttttttaagatttatttatttattatatgtaagtacactgtagctgtcttcagacactccagaagagggagtcagatcttgttacagatggttgtgagccaccatgtggttgctgggatttgaactctggaccttcagaagagcagtcgggtgctcttacccactgagccatctcaccagccccatctttgttttttaaagacatctCTCACTGACATGATACTCACCACAGGCAAGACTGGCTGGGCAGTGAGCCTCACAGATCCACTGGTctttacctcccaaatgctgagattacaagtacaCATACCACCATTCCTATTTTTAAATACAACGTATTACATTTAATGAACCAGGTATGGCAatttgtgcctttaatcccagcacttgggaggtagaggcaggaagatctctacaagtttgaggcccgccggatctacagagttccagggcagccagagctatgttATAAttacttgttttgtgtgtgtgtgtatgtatgatgcacATACACATTTGCTCAGTGGTGTGCACCCATGAGTGCATGTGGAGCCAGAAGTGGCCTGCACTAGTACCCTCTGTCTTGAGACATGGTGATGGTACCAGGTCAACACACacatttgcccactgagccatctctccaggtgcCCAGCatcttttacatgggttctgaggagactgaactcaggtcccatgcttgcaaagcaagcatcTTACTAACTGATCTGTCACCACAGCCCAGTTCTAGTTTATTTTCCAGAGATGGTTTGGCTctgtacccaggctggccttgggtaGGTGGTCCTCTTTAGAGTAGGTGGCTCTCCTTTGAGTTGGTGGTCCTCCTTTGAGTAGTTGGTCCTCCTCTCTGTTTCTCACatgctgggatggcaggcttgTGTCACTATACCTCCCATCTGGTCAGTTGTTATTACAGACTTTTACAGAAAATGGCTGCTCACAGAGCAGGACTCCTGGAGAGCAGTGGTATCTCACAGTGCTGGGAAATTTGCCAGATCTCCACACTGTTCCCTGTTTCACAGCATCTGTTTTGTGGCAGACTTCTCAGAGTTGTGGGCTCACAGCCAGTCCAGGCAGCCCACTGTGTACCAGGGAGTATGTCccctctcctgctttctctcctgGGAGATGAGAGCTGTGAAATATCCCCAAGGGCCCCAAGACTCATGAGAAAGCATTGAAGTGTTACCCTAATGACCAGATCTGTTGGGATTAAACAATGTCATCAGCGGAGCCCATCTGCAGCCTTATTGGACAGTCTGAGGCTTCTTCCCCTTCACAGTCCTGTTGAGATCAGCCTCCAGCCTTGCCTGTTCTACTCCTGGGctagggagacagaggaacaTCCATCTTCACCTTTGCCTTTGCTGTTCCTGGTTGCCACAGTGCCATCAAAGGCTGAGGTTTGATTACGCTTCTGAGCCTGTCTTGCAAGATCAGTGATGTTCTGTGGTGGttggaataagaatggcccccacaggctcatatgtctgaatgcttagtcaccagggagtggcactatttctAAGGGACTGTAAGAATTAGAAGGTGGAaccttgtcagaggaagtgtgtcactagggttaGGCTCCGAAAGCCTTATGGttccaaaagcccatgccaggcccagactctttctctctgtctgtctatagatcagaatgtagctctcagctacttctctagcaccatgccttcctgcctgctgccacactccccaccatgatgataatggaccaaacctttgaaactgtaagccaatccccaattcaatattttctttcataagagttgcactggtcatggtgtcccttcacagcaatagaacaatgactaagacaagCTCCAGGTTCGAAGTCTACCCTGACCCCTTTACTCCTTACAGGTCATGGAGGCAATTATGCTTAACAAGGAGGAAATCTGGTTCCTCTGTGTGAAGGAAAAGCCCCGACTCTGCCCCAGGTAGAACAAGCCTGACCCCACACTCACCGCTAGCAGGATCTGCAGGCCACTATGCAGGGCTTCCACATAGCTGTGCACCATGGCACAGCCAGCACCCACCACCAAGGACTGTCCATGCAGTGCACCCAGGCCAGCTGTGGCCTCCTCCTCGTGAAGACAGCCTGGCCCATGCTCTTCCCACCAGGAACGATGCCCAGAGAGATTGAAGGTCAAAAGTTCACTGTcctggaaacaaaggaacagaaaaaaaaattagtatcaAGAGACAGTCAGTCTCTACCAATCACAGGCTGAAGTGGGGAAAAATGAAGGGTTCAGTCTCCCTCCACCCTTTCCTCTTGGGTTTGGCCACAAGAGGAAGGTCTCTGCTTATTCCCCAATCCCACCATCCCTGAAAAGGAGCCACCTACACATCTCTGCCAGTTGTCTACGCAGTCCAACTCCTCCCTGGTACTGCCTGGTTCCAGGgccctcttccagaagacccaccCTTTGTGCTACAGGGCCTGAGGCCCTGGACACTGACACCCACAGTGCGTTACCAGAAACCTCACCACCCACCAAACAGTCTTCCTGAACTTCTGAGGCATTGATCACAGCCAAAATTGTCCTGGTGCTGTGGCCAGCGCTATGCATCAAGCGCCCATCAGCATAGGGACATGCAATGAACTGCACCAAGTATTACAGTGGTGATCTGGCCAAGACCCAGGGGATAAACCCCTTCCCATCTTTACTCACCTTTGAGAGGCCCCCCACTTCCAGGTAGAAGCAGATAATGAAGACATTCCAGGTAACCCAGACAGCTGCCCATACAACATACTAGGGAGACCAAGAAGGACAGGGTAGAAGTTGAGCCCAGCAGCTTCAGAATATGAATATCTGATTTTCTCCAACCTCTTAGAAGAAAGCCCTTGAACTTGTTGCAGTGTCAGGACTCCCCGTGTCTGACCTTCCCAATGCTGAGCTTGGAAAAGCTTCCTTAAGCCCACCCTGGACAGGTGTCCACCTAAGACATTCTGCCTAAGCTACTACCAATACTACTTGCATAGAGGTAGCCAAGCACAATGGACTCACCACCACGATGTAGCGTGGCCGGTATTGAATGGTGCCGAAGAGCCCCAAGATGACCACGATGATGTGGGTGAAGTTGGCCAGGATGGGTGCCCACTGGTAACCCAGGAAGTCAAAGACTTGCCGTTCCAGAGCTGTGACCTAAGAACAGGTGGCTCATGAGGAACAGTGGACACTAATGGGCCACCTCAGGTTCTGCCTCCCTCCTAAGTATCCTTCGCATCTATTTTAACATCTATACCAGGTGGGCCACAAACTCCTTCTTGGCCATAACCCTGAGCAGTACCGTGTGCTTTCCAACAAAAATAATCAAGTTTGATAAGCCCAAATGTCACCACCGGAGCATGGAGCACTCCCCGCCTTGAGAAGCCAGGCTCCTTCCTTGTCCCAAGACCCAAAACTCTgaggtttattttttgtttctgttttgttggtttgttttttttttggtttggtttggttttttgtttgttttttgtttgtttgtttgtttgtttgtttgaaacagcaTCTCTCCACATCATCCTGGCTATCTTGGATCTTGTTAGGTCTCAAACCCTGACTAAcaactgaggtgcctatttaacatatcaaagtggaccCCAGGTTCTTCCAGAGTTTCTtggtccctacctgttacaggggtCTACTGGCTGGCATTCTCTACCCCGCACCCTGAACTCCCTAACCCAGGGCCTGGGGTGTCCTTCCCAcagccattttggttacctgACCTTTTTGTCTGCCCTTTACCCTCCTGGCCTCTTGGGCtggctctctcttctcccctctcctcacatGGCTCAGGATCAGGTCCACTCTGAATAttcccagatgtccctgcctctggctataCTCTCCCTTTTATTTACAGCAAACCTTCTCTTCGACTATACCTAGGACTGGTCAtgccctttcctttttatttcttttttttaaaatttagaactCATTATTTACGACAGCcttgcactcacagagatccccctgcctctgcctcccatgtgctatgattaaaggcatgctccatcaTGACTGGCCCATACTCGTGGTTATTCGACCTGGAGGTTGGGGGTGACATAAACAAGAAGTACAGAACCTAAAGTGCTGTCCAGCTGCTTTGGTAGCATATGAGAACTGAGCCTACACAGGGTGCTGGATGTAAATCCCAGAGAATCCATGTCTCCTGGTAACTGATCTCTCTATGGTTGTCCTGGAGACCGTTGTGGATAAGATGGCTCTTATCCTGATGAGCTGGCCACACTTCTACTCTGGGGACACTTCTGAGATGCTGTAGCTCTGAAGATACTATACTCTATTCAAGTAGACAGAGATCAATGGGAAAGAATGGATTATATACAAGGAACATGATTTATACTTGTGGGAAACAAACTTACCCCCAGAAGGATCAAGACTCTAAGGCTAGGTGGATACCCAACCACCTGcatatccatcatctatccatccacccaccatcCCTTCATCTTCCCATTCCTCCATTTACCTACGCATCCCttcctgtttccatccatttctccatccttcattcaccaccaccaccccaccacccccatcTATCTTTCACCAGGCTCCATTCCTGCCATATACTGGGCAGGtataggagaaggaagagaaagtatgGATAATTCTACCATGTTCTAACACCTTCTCTGGAGCTACTGTGTTTGGGATGACAAGTTTGTCCAGGAAGGACTGAAAAGTTTGGGctacctctggaagagaagcagtgttaaagggacaGCACATTGGCTGAGCCTGTGACATTCACTATATCTCTGTGCACCAGCAATCAGATCAGTACTGGAAAAGCTAAGGCATTCCCTGAccaagactggcttccagactgggtgatgatggtgcatgccttttatcTGAACACCAGAtggaggcaggtctctgagtttgacaTCTGCTatctagttttctgtcaacttgacacaagcaagagTATATTGAGAAGAAAAAACTTCAACCGAGAAAATGTTCCCACCAGACTGATCTGTGGGaaagcctgtggtgcattttctcaattgatgatTGATGTTTGAGGGCCTAGCTCATTGTAGGCAGTCActatgggctggtggtcctgggagcAGTAAAAAAAACCTGGTGAgaagccatagggagcaagccagtaagcagcactcctccatggcctctgcgttcTCTTTGGCCTCCTTCCCTGTTTGAAttcttgctctgacttccctcagtgatggagtgtgacttgggaattttaaatggaaacaaactcttttctccccaagttgtttatgatcatggtatttttttttaaagatttatttatttattatatgtaagtcactgtagctgtcttcagacacaccagaagagggagtcagatctcattagggatggttgtaagccaccatgtggttgctgggatttgaactcaggaccttcggaagagcagtcgggtgctcttacctgctgagccatctcaccagcccctggtcatggtattttatctcagcaatagaaaccctaaggcagGTCAGCTCACAGTGGTGAAGTCCCCTCCAAGGCTGAAAAAGTTGAGATCAAGAGAAAGGCAAGTCTGAGAGACTGCCATGGGGGCATAGACTCCATCCATCCCCACATGACCTCATCCCTTGGGTCAAGTTTGAGTTGAGTAATATGGTTACGAGGTTGGATAACCACAGACACTGACTTCAGTGGAAGTACTCCagtttctctttgcttcttggGGTCTGTATGATAGGACTGACCCCCAAAGTATGCTGACAGTACCCAAGAAACATCTTCAATTGGGCATGCCTTGGAGTCGCCTTGATAGCTGTGAATGAACCAGAAGTGTGGGTATGTTCAAAGAAGTCTCAAAAGAGGACTGTTAGCAAGCATGTTCTACAGGAGTCTAGGTTTCTCTGGGTGATTTGGTCTGCTAAGTGGAGAGGTAAGGGCAGACCTTCTATCAACACCAAGAATGATCCAGCAGAATTAGTTTAAGAACGGCCCCACAGAAACCACTAAGTGCTCACACCTACTGCCCCTGACCAATCATGGAGTTCTCAGAACCATCCACTCCTCCTGCACTGAGAATTCACACCCTCTGCCCCATCTCCCATCAGGATGCTCACATCGGTTGTTCCCAGCTCCTGTCAGAGTTCTCACTGCCCCTGTTCCTGTCACAGAACACTCATGCTCAAATGTCCCTTTTCTGTTAAAATATCCTGTCTTCTCTCGGGTCACAAAGCACTCATGCCTGCTGGCCCCTAGTGGGTCTGTTGGTGGAGGAAGCCTCTTCTTAGTCAAGTTCCCATCTCCAAAGATCCCTTCTAATGTTAGCCCTTCGTGATGCTAGCCCCCTGGAGTAGGTGTCTCCTTTATACATGAGTACACCCTTTGGAGGCTGGAGCAGTTCCCTATGGAAGAATTTCACATCTGACAGTTCTCAAGGATCAGCTCTCAGTTCTGTCCTTTCACAGGGTGGACAGAGAGCTGCTTGGCCAAACCTTTGGCTCCTGTTAGTCTGGACAGGCTGTTTATACTGAGGAAGAGGATGGGCCATCACTAACCCTGCATGGGCAGACACCGTTGATCTAGCTGATGGCTCTCACCTCTTCATTCACGTGCCTTTCTCATGGAAGCCAAGCATGAAGGGCTGACTGGAGAGCTCTGCAAGAGCTTTGCTTATTTTTACAAGAAATAATTTGTCTGCCTTGGAACTACATCATCTCTAAGGAATTGGGAGTCGCTGTGTCAACCAGGACACTTTTCTCATTGGAATATGCCAAGAATCCTTCCAGGGTTAGTTAAGAGTCTGCTCTGCCTGCAGGCTGGTGTTGTAGTGATATAAACATAGCTGGTCTCAGGATCTCCCTGAGCTTCTGGGGGCTTTGCCTGAGATGAGGACTGCCCTCTCTGGTCCTTTCTGGACCATGAATATGAGCTTGGAATTTTCTACTCCCACAGGGACCCTGCTTGGCCTATACAGTATATACAGCAGGTGCTTATAGGTGCTGGCCCCACATGAGCATGTCAGATGCTGTAGCTACCACACTGTGTACAGCAAAAGCTGCAGCCACTCTTAGAAGCCAAAGACAAGAATAGCACAGGagcatacacagagaaatacacgTACCAGAGTGTGGAAGAAACCCATGTGTGTGACTTTCAAATGACTCAGGAAAACAGCATAGATAGAGACAGTCAGTGACCCAGGTGTTAGGGGTGAATCTGAAAGTTCCCTACAGCCTCATGTTAAAAATGTTTGTTCCTTGGTTAGTGACACTGGTTTAGGAGCCAGTGTCCTGAAGGTTCTCAGGAGGTCAGACCTGACTGGTGCAAGCAAGTTACCAGGGGCAGGACTTTGAAGGCTGTGCTCACCCCTGGTTCCCAGGTTCCCACCTGTGTTTTGTTTCCTGGTCAGAGCCACGTGAACAGCCATTGTGACTTGCTCTCAACATGAAAGGGAGCCAATGCTGTGCCTTAACTTACCAGTTATGATCAGAACTTGAAGCCATGAACCAGAATAAACCCCTTCTTCCCTGAGGTTGTTCATGCCAAGCATTTTGTCACATTCAatgaggaaagtaactaagactcCAAGTTAAGTCTGGCCTCCTAATCAAACCATCTGCAGGCATCCTAAAACCTTCATTAATATGAGGGGATAGAGCAATAAGCAGATGAagcccccccaccaaaaaaaaaacaaaaacaaaaacaaaaaaacctctcttTCAAACATAAACTAATTCCCCTTGAGTAGAAGTCAATAAGACCTTAGGAAGTCACACTGCCTAAGACACTTGTACCTTCCCAAGAGACCTTGTGCCACCAGAGGCATTGTACATTCCATGGTACGTCagatgtaatggtttgtatatgtttggcccagggagtggccttgttggagtaggtgtgtcactgtgggtgtgggtttaagaccctcatcctagctgcctagaagtcagtcttccactagcagctttcagataaagatgttgaactctcagttctgcctacaccatgcctgcctgaatgctgccatgttcctgacttgatgataatggactgaacctctgaacctgtaagccacctctgattaaatgtccttataagagttgccttgatcatggtgtctgttcccggcagtaaaaccctaattgaGACACTAGAGAAACATCAGAGAAGGATGACCAGCCCAAAAGCCTTTGTGTAGGAGAATCAGCTACAGATGGGTCCAACTAAGCAAGTAAGACCCAGGGTGGAAAGGACAGAAGCTCACAACCCAACAAGAAGACAACAGTCTCAGGAACAAGAAGATAGTCTTGCTGACTTCCCTGGAGGGCACTGGAGCTCAGGGGTCAACAAATGCCAATACTCACCAAGCACAGCATTTGAAGTGAGGATTATAACCATAGTAACTGCATCCCTGGCCAGGCCTTGTCCACCCCATTGCAGTTGTTGCACAGCCAGAGGCCTTGAGTGTGGGTTATTGTGCTCTCTGCACCCCATTCTAGGGGCGGTCCAAGCCTCTTCTATTCTCAGCTTGAATCTAGGAGAATCTCTGTGGCTGCTCACAGGGTCCTTGGCTCTTTTTCTCCCACAGAAGGTCTGCTCTGTTAGACAAGTAAACAGTCAGGCCCAGGGCTATAGGAGGAACGAGGCCTCATCTCCTCAGGCTGCCTGGACTTCCAACACATGGCAGAAACAGTCCCTCAGCATCTGACCCCAGAAGTAACCTGGGATGCTGGCAGGTGGGGCCCCACATGCACCCCATGTCCATATAAAATACAGAGCCATGTGTACACATGTCCTCATGCGGGTGTGTACATCTACCTGCAcgtgcatgtgtgagcacatgtataTTATGCAGCAGCAGTTAAGGAGAAGCTAAATGACAGACCCAGTCAGCATGACTGAAAATCTATAGTGTTTCCTGTCTTGCTGTTCCCAGACTTGCTGTCCTGTGGGGGTGATTTTATAACTTTTTTGAGGAGGGAGATTCTTTCTGTGATCTGCCAAATTCCTTTCAGAACCTGCCCCTCCCTCAACTCAGACACACCCTGGTGGCTCTAGGCCTGGAATGTGGGGTCACTGAGACTCAGTGGGCTTGACTCAGGCTCTCAGCAACAACACAGTGACTGTCAGTCATGGCCTATTCCCCGAGCAGGGAATGAGGAGGGGTATT contains:
- the Nkain4 gene encoding sodium/potassium-transporting ATPase subunit beta-1-interacting protein 4 isoform X2, translating into MLCLVTALERQVFDFLGYQWAPILANFTHIIVVILGLFGTIQYRPRYIVVYVVWAAVWVTWNVFIICFYLEVGGLSKDSELLTFNLSGHRSWWEEHGPGCLHEEEATAGLGALHGQSLVVGAGCAMVHSYVEALHSGLQILLALLGFVYGCYVVSVLTEEEDSCLHK